The segment TGCGGCCGATGGCGAAGGATGCCGCCAGTCCGATTGCGAAGGCGCCGGCGTTGATGCCGATGCCCGTGCCGACGACGGCCCGCGTGAAGGGCTGCGCCACGGCGATGAAGATGACGAACGGGATGGGCCGGAAGAAGTTGACGATGAACTCGATCACGACGTTCACGGGCTTGTTCTGCAGCAGTCCGCCACGGCGTGTGACATAGAGCCCCAGCCCGATGACGGTGCCGAGCACGCCGCCCATGACGAGCGCGAACGTCGTCATGTACAGCGTCTCGACGGCGGCGGCCCAGAACTCGGGCTGCAGTTCGATGAGGCGATCCATCAGCGCACCTCCTCCGGCTCGACGTCGATCTCCGTGACGGCGGCGTGCTCCCCGATGGCCACCAGGGCCCCGTCGATCGCGGCGTCGTCGCCGCGGATCGCGAGGGTGAGGTGGCCGAACGCCTTGCCGCGGATGTCGTTGATCCCGCCATAGACGAGCTCGAACTCGAGCCCGGCCTGAGCGAGATCGACGAAGACCTGCGCCTGCGACGAGTCTCCGTCGCGGAACGAGAAGGTCACCAGGCGTCCGCGATGCCGCTCGCGCAGCAGCGAGCGCTCGGACGGAGACGGGATGCCCTTGATGACGGTGCCGACGAAGCGCTGCGACGCCGGGTTCTGCGGCGCGGAGAAGACGTCGAAGACATCTCCCTGCTCGACCACGCGCCCCTTCTCCATCACTGCGACTCTCGTCGCGAGGGTCTGGATCACATCCATCTCGTGCGTGATGACGACGATCGTCACGCCCTGCTCCTCGTTGACCCGGCGCAGCAACGCGAGCACCTCGTGCGTGGTCTGCGGATCCAGGGCGCTGGTCGCCTCGTCGGCGAGGAGGATCGCGGGACGGGTGGCGAGGGCGCGGGCGATGCCGACGCGCTGCTTCTGACCGCCGGAGAGCTGTTCGGGAAAGGCCCGGGCCTTATCCGACAGCCCAACGAACTCGAGCAGTTCGGCGACGCGCGCATCCGTGTCGGCTCGGCTCCATCCGGCGAGCTTGAGCGGGTAGGCGATGTTCGCGCGCACCGACTTCGCGGAGAAGAGGTTGAACTGCTGGAAGATCATGCCGATCCCCCCGCGCACGGCGCGCAGCTTCTTCTCCGGCAGACGCGTGACGTCGACGCCGTCGACGACGATCTCGCCGGAGGTCGCCGGCTCCAGCGCGTTGATCAGTCGCACGAGGGTCGATTTGCCCGCACCGGAGTACCCGATGATGCCGAAGACGTCGCCTTTGTCGATGTCGAGGCTCACGTCGTCGACCGCCACGACCTCTTCGCCGCCGCGGTCGGCGGGCGGGTACGCCTTGGTGACGTTGGTCAGCGTGACGATCGGCATGGTTCTTCTCCGGTGAGCGACGGACGGAGGCGGTGGACGCAGGAATCGGGCGGCGCTTCGCGCACCGCCCGATTCTCCCGCATTACTGCATCAGTTGTTGGCGGCGATGTCCTTCTGAACCTTCTCCAGCGAAGCCACGAGATCCTCGGCCGGGGTCTGCAGCGCCACGGCCGTATCGCCGGACGACTTCTGCAGACCGGCCTGCACGGCCTCGTTCGTCTGGAAGATCTCGACGAGCGTGCGATACGTCTCGTTGTCGGCATCGTCCGCACGGGCGGCGAAGATGTTCACGTAGGGCAGGGCGTTCGGATCGCTCGGGTCGTCCTGGGCGATCGCATCGTCGAACGACAGGCCGGCGGCCTCCACGAAGTCGTTGTTGAGGATCGATGCGGCCACGTCCGGCAGGGAGGTGGGCAGCAGAGCCGCCTCGAGTGCGGTGACCTTCACCTTCGACTTCTCGGTGTCGACGTCGGCAAGGTCCGACAGCGTCGTGCCGCCGCTCTTGAGCTCGATGAGCCCGGCCGACTGCAGCACGAGCAGGGCGCGCGCCTGATTCGACGCGTCATCGGGAACGGCGACCGTCTCCCCGGCGGGGATGTCCTTCACGTCGTCGTACTTGGTCGAATACAGCCCGAGCGGGTAGATCGCCGTGGATCCGATCGGCACGAGGTCGTCGCCCGAGGCCTCGTTGTACTGCGCGAGGTAGATGATGTGCTGGAACTGATTGAGGTCGAGCTCGCCCTCCGACAGGGCCGGGTTGGGCTGCTCGTACGACCCGAAGTCGACCAGCTCGACGGTGATGCCCTCTTCGGCGGCGGCCGCGACGAAGGCCGGCCACTGCTCGTCGGACTTGCCGACGACGCCGATGCGCACGACCTCGTCGGAGCTCTGGGCCTCGCCGGTGGAGTCGCCGGATCCGGAGGCGCATCCGGTGAGCGCGGTGAGCAGGACAGACGCCGCGAGGGCGCCAGCGAGGGTGAGACGGCGGCGGGACATGGGCGTGTGATTCCTCTCGTGGGGGCTCGGCAACAGTAAGCGCGCGTGCGCGAGCACACCGAATCGATTCGTCACACGGAGTCATAGGCCGCAAGATGGAGGCGTGACCGCTCCCGAGACGACGCCTCCGCCGAGGCATCGCGCACCGCGACGGCTGGGCCCGCGGGCGTGGACGCTCATCGCGGCGATCGGCGTGCTCGCCCTCACGCTCATCGTCATCGTGGCGATCCTGCTCTGGCCGCGTCCCGAGCCCGAACCCGCCGCGGCGCCGACTCCTCCCGCCATCGCCTCCCCCACGACGACCCCCACTCCGACGCCGACGGGCTTCCCGGCGAACACCGGCGTCTATGACGTTTCGACGCTGCCGCAGGTCGACGTGTTCGCGGTCATCCCCGCGCTGCCCGTCGACATCGCCCCCGAGGCCCCGTTCGCGGGCTTCACCGCGCATGCCGCCGCGCCCGCGATCCCCGTGTGGGCGGACCCCCTGGGCGATCCGGTCGCCGCGCTGCCCGCGGAGTACACCTTCGACGGCACGACAGTGGCGGTGATCGAGAATCAGGACGACTGGGTGCACGTGCTCCTCACCGGTCGGCAGGCGCTGCCCTCCGAGGGCAGCCCCGCGCAACTGACGGGATGGCTGCGCACGGCCGACGTGCAGCTGTCGCCCGTCGACGCGCACGTGGAGGTGAGCATCTCGGCGCGCACCATCGACATCGTGCGCAACGGAGTGCCCGAGCGCATCGCCACCGACTTCGCCTGGGGCGCCGATGAGACGCCGACGCCGATCGGCCGTGCATTCATCATGATGACGCGCGTGGTGCCCGAGTTCGAGTACACGCGCGGCAACCCGATGGTGTACCTGTCGGTGCAGTCGCCGACGCTCGACGGCTTCGGCGGAGCGGATGCGGCGGTGACGGCCTTCCACTACCACGACGAGCGCACCGGACCGATCTCGAACGGCTGCATCCGCGTCGACGAGGCGATCATCGCCCGTCTCGCCGAGCTGCCCCAGGGCACCGGGGTGTCCATCCGCCCCTGACCGGATATCGCTGCGCGAACGGCGCGGGGTGTTGACGCGGAGCGTGCGTCGGGCCACAGTGAGCCGTGAAGGAGGTTCTGCCATGCGCGAGTACTCGTTCGACAGGATCCCGTTCGCGCGACGCCGCGACGGGGCCAAGCCGCAGGGCGATTACCGCGAGGTGATCCGCGAGCGCGCAGCCGACGGATGGGAGTTCGTGCAGGCGGTCTCGTTCGAGACCGCGGCGCAACCACACCTCGATCTGGTGTTCACACGGAAGGTAGGGCAATGACGCATCCACTTCGCCTGCTGCAGGCGTTCACGCTGTTCTGCGCGGGACTGTTCGGCCTGTTCGTGTTCATGGGCAACCTCATGGACTACGACTCCAACTACCAGTTCGTCAAGCACGTGCTGTCGATGGACACCACCTTCGAGGGCAACGCGCTGATGTGGCGGGCGATCACCGTGCCCTGGATCTGGACGGTCGGATACATCGGCATCATCATCGCCGAGGGCGTCTTCGCCGGCCTCGGGCTCATCGGCGGCGTGAAGCTGTTCCTCCGTCGCAACGCCGATGCCGCACACTTCGACAGCGCCAAGGGGTGGGGCTACGGCGCATACGCCGTGGGCTTCGCGATCTGGTTCGTCGGATTCATCGTGATCGGCTCGGAGTGGTTCGCGATGTGGCAGTCGAGCAGCTGGAACGGCAAGGACACCGCGATGCCCCTCGC is part of the Microbacterium pseudoresistens genome and harbors:
- a CDS encoding DUF2165 family protein; this translates as MTHPLRLLQAFTLFCAGLFGLFVFMGNLMDYDSNYQFVKHVLSMDTTFEGNALMWRAITVPWIWTVGYIGIIIAEGVFAGLGLIGGVKLFLRRNADAAHFDSAKGWGYGAYAVGFAIWFVGFIVIGSEWFAMWQSSSWNGKDTAMPLAILWAGFAVLLALSEPERTTAD
- a CDS encoding MetQ/NlpA family ABC transporter substrate-binding protein: MSRRRLTLAGALAASVLLTALTGCASGSGDSTGEAQSSDEVVRIGVVGKSDEQWPAFVAAAAEEGITVELVDFGSYEQPNPALSEGELDLNQFQHIIYLAQYNEASGDDLVPIGSTAIYPLGLYSTKYDDVKDIPAGETVAVPDDASNQARALLVLQSAGLIELKSGGTTLSDLADVDTEKSKVKVTALEAALLPTSLPDVAASILNNDFVEAAGLSFDDAIAQDDPSDPNALPYVNIFAARADDADNETYRTLVEIFQTNEAVQAGLQKSSGDTAVALQTPAEDLVASLEKVQKDIAANN
- a CDS encoding methionine ABC transporter ATP-binding protein — protein: MPIVTLTNVTKAYPPADRGGEEVVAVDDVSLDIDKGDVFGIIGYSGAGKSTLVRLINALEPATSGEIVVDGVDVTRLPEKKLRAVRGGIGMIFQQFNLFSAKSVRANIAYPLKLAGWSRADTDARVAELLEFVGLSDKARAFPEQLSGGQKQRVGIARALATRPAILLADEATSALDPQTTHEVLALLRRVNEEQGVTIVVITHEMDVIQTLATRVAVMEKGRVVEQGDVFDVFSAPQNPASQRFVGTVIKGIPSPSERSLLRERHRGRLVTFSFRDGDSSQAQVFVDLAQAGLEFELVYGGINDIRGKAFGHLTLAIRGDDAAIDGALVAIGEHAAVTEIDVEPEEVR
- a CDS encoding L,D-transpeptidase; the protein is MTAPETTPPPRHRAPRRLGPRAWTLIAAIGVLALTLIVIVAILLWPRPEPEPAAAPTPPAIASPTTTPTPTPTGFPANTGVYDVSTLPQVDVFAVIPALPVDIAPEAPFAGFTAHAAAPAIPVWADPLGDPVAALPAEYTFDGTTVAVIENQDDWVHVLLTGRQALPSEGSPAQLTGWLRTADVQLSPVDAHVEVSISARTIDIVRNGVPERIATDFAWGADETPTPIGRAFIMMTRVVPEFEYTRGNPMVYLSVQSPTLDGFGGADAAVTAFHYHDERTGPISNGCIRVDEAIIARLAELPQGTGVSIRP
- a CDS encoding DUF4177 domain-containing protein yields the protein MREYSFDRIPFARRRDGAKPQGDYREVIRERAADGWEFVQAVSFETAAQPHLDLVFTRKVGQ